One genomic segment of Streptomyces liangshanensis includes these proteins:
- a CDS encoding SPFH domain-containing protein — protein sequence MTTRARENDEGGAGRGDGTGRPLPGAGRGPEADADAGSQPGPSPSETSASFASDEAAPDFSVPGTAARGVAAWTPPFEGTHCRPVTVHEDGRVEPLLPPPTGAAEPDRVDTGRSDGSDPGEQGVASTGTASAEPAIPAKTADTAAPERPAARAAERDAEQTSAEAAARPSVRQVLGRDLPPGPVEHLAPAHPLTPALHPIPGHELNAPAGIPSSAAAVPVVPAAPVESASPDEARHVPPSTPAALPAATASASPSAWTAPAASPTTPHARTADDDDAGARDADGGADARAAGVQGAGVQAAGETVRWNSPLIVGESTHEIPVHLLFRDETGPARPAAGARRMRRVPAPAPVPVVPVRAAPPSDPKLVERPGPVLPGWVAALAGLVAVAACAAVVWWAGAVPDAVNAMLRLPSPAYHGITIAEWALLALGVTVALFAFGGLGRGRVGQAWVLTLFGDYRGSVRRTGLLWVSPLLLRRKVDVRLRHWRSEPVPAVDANGTALRVVVLVVWRVRDTVRAALGVRDHEEYLREQVEAAMARVLSQLPADAFHDEAPTLRNAEAVGDALTRMLSAECRPVGVEVFSAQPTRIEYAPEIAEAMQRSRIAAIDARHRDSVLTAVVDAVDDTVHRLTSRGLVELDDYERKALVKDLTVAFYTGRQGTGERF from the coding sequence ATGACGACGAGGGCGCGAGAGAACGACGAGGGTGGCGCGGGCCGGGGCGACGGTACGGGGCGGCCGCTTCCGGGCGCCGGCCGCGGGCCGGAGGCCGACGCGGACGCTGGCTCCCAGCCGGGACCGTCGCCCTCGGAGACATCCGCGTCCTTCGCGTCGGACGAGGCCGCCCCTGACTTCTCCGTGCCGGGTACGGCCGCTCGCGGCGTGGCCGCGTGGACGCCCCCGTTCGAGGGCACGCACTGCCGGCCGGTGACGGTCCACGAGGACGGCCGCGTCGAACCGCTGCTGCCGCCTCCCACCGGGGCTGCCGAGCCGGACCGGGTCGATACGGGACGGTCGGACGGGAGCGACCCTGGCGAACAGGGCGTCGCGTCGACCGGTACGGCGTCCGCTGAGCCTGCCATTCCGGCTAAAACGGCCGACACGGCCGCCCCGGAACGGCCCGCCGCGCGGGCGGCGGAACGGGACGCCGAACAGACCTCCGCCGAGGCGGCGGCGCGTCCCTCCGTACGGCAGGTTCTCGGCCGTGATCTGCCCCCCGGGCCCGTCGAGCACCTCGCTCCCGCTCATCCGCTCACCCCCGCCCTGCACCCCATCCCCGGCCACGAGTTGAACGCGCCCGCCGGGATCCCCTCGTCCGCCGCCGCCGTACCGGTCGTACCGGCTGCCCCGGTCGAGTCCGCGTCCCCGGACGAGGCCCGCCACGTACCGCCCTCGACCCCGGCGGCCCTGCCCGCCGCGACGGCCTCCGCGTCCCCCTCCGCGTGGACGGCCCCCGCCGCGTCCCCCACCACCCCCCACGCCCGCACCGCCGACGACGACGACGCGGGTGCGCGGGACGCCGACGGGGGCGCCGACGCCCGGGCGGCGGGCGTCCAGGGGGCGGGCGTCCAGGCGGCAGGCGAGACGGTGCGGTGGAACAGTCCGCTCATCGTCGGGGAGTCCACCCACGAGATCCCCGTCCACCTCCTCTTCCGCGACGAGACCGGCCCCGCCCGCCCCGCCGCCGGTGCCCGCCGGATGCGGCGCGTGCCCGCCCCCGCGCCCGTGCCCGTCGTTCCGGTACGGGCCGCTCCGCCCAGCGACCCCAAGCTCGTCGAGCGGCCGGGGCCCGTACTGCCCGGCTGGGTCGCGGCCCTCGCCGGGCTCGTCGCCGTCGCCGCGTGCGCCGCGGTCGTGTGGTGGGCCGGGGCCGTCCCCGACGCGGTCAACGCCATGCTGCGGCTGCCGTCCCCCGCGTACCACGGCATCACCATCGCCGAGTGGGCGCTGCTCGCGCTCGGCGTGACCGTCGCGCTCTTCGCCTTCGGCGGCCTCGGGCGCGGGCGCGTTGGGCAGGCCTGGGTGCTGACGCTGTTCGGCGACTACCGGGGGAGCGTGCGCCGCACGGGCCTGCTCTGGGTCAGCCCGCTGCTGCTGCGCCGCAAGGTGGACGTACGGCTCAGGCACTGGCGCAGCGAACCGGTGCCGGCGGTCGACGCGAACGGTACGGCGCTGCGCGTGGTGGTCCTCGTCGTGTGGCGGGTCAGGGACACCGTGCGCGCCGCGCTCGGCGTACGGGACCACGAGGAGTACCTGCGCGAGCAGGTCGAGGCGGCGATGGCGCGTGTCCTGTCGCAACTGCCCGCCGACGCGTTCCACGACGAGGCCCCGACCCTGCGCAACGCGGAGGCCGTCGGTGACGCGCTGACCCGGATGCTGTCCGCGGAGTGCCGGCCCGTCGGCGTCGAGGTCTTCTCGGCGCAGCCGACGCGGATCGAGTACGCCCCCGAGATCGCCGAGGCCATGCAGCGCAGCCGGATCGCCGCGATCGACGCCCGGCACCGGGACAGCGTGCTGACCGCGGTGGTCGACGCGGTCGACGACACCGTGCACCGGCTGACGTCCCGCGGCCTGGTCGAACTGGACGACTACGAGCGTAAAGCGCTCGTCAAGGACCTCACGGTGGCCTTCTACACAGGTCGGCAGGGTACCGGCGAGAGATTCTGA
- a CDS encoding HAD-IIA family hydrolase encodes MAERKPIESWLTDMDGVLIHEGVPIPGAAEFLKALRESGKPFLVLTNNSIYTPRDLQARLARMGLDVPVHNIWTSALATAKFLETQRPGGTAYVIGEAGLTTALHDIGYILTDHEPDYVVLGETRTYSFEALTRAIRLINGGSRFICTNPDETGPSTEGPLPATGAVAALITKATGKDPYFAGKPNPLMMRTGLNAIGAHSETSAMIGDRMDTDVLAGLEAGMETFLVLTGVTTPADIDRYPFRPSTVVDSIADLVDRI; translated from the coding sequence GTGGCAGAGCGCAAGCCGATCGAATCCTGGCTCACCGACATGGACGGTGTCCTCATCCACGAAGGGGTTCCGATCCCCGGCGCGGCGGAGTTCCTCAAGGCGTTGCGGGAGTCGGGGAAGCCCTTCCTCGTCCTCACCAACAACTCCATCTACACCCCCCGCGACCTCCAGGCCAGGCTTGCCCGCATGGGGCTCGACGTACCGGTGCACAACATCTGGACGTCGGCGCTCGCCACCGCCAAGTTCCTGGAGACGCAGCGGCCCGGCGGTACGGCGTACGTGATCGGCGAAGCGGGTCTCACCACCGCCCTGCACGACATCGGCTACATCCTCACGGACCACGAGCCGGACTACGTGGTGCTCGGCGAGACCCGTACGTACAGCTTCGAGGCCCTGACCCGGGCGATCCGGCTGATCAACGGCGGCTCGCGGTTCATCTGCACCAACCCCGACGAGACCGGCCCCTCCACCGAGGGCCCGCTGCCCGCCACCGGCGCGGTGGCCGCGCTGATCACGAAGGCGACCGGCAAGGACCCGTACTTCGCGGGCAAGCCGAACCCGCTGATGATGCGGACCGGGCTCAACGCCATCGGCGCGCACTCCGAGACCAGCGCCATGATCGGCGACCGCATGGACACCGACGTCCTGGCGGGTCTGGAGGCCGGGATGGAGACCTTCCTGGTGCTCACGGGAGTGACCACACCGGCCGACATCGACCGCTATCCGTTCCGTCCTTCGACGGTCGTTGACTCGATCGCCGACCTGGTGGACCGTATCTGA
- a CDS encoding class F sortase, which yields MSTGDRKAGSAGSGRLLTGVAWAVLLLGLWLWGRDATGGSGGQSAPTTGDVAAVGRPLGGVPLPAAREPLEPSEPRRVEVPSLGIAAPVAPRGLDGAGAVDPPPYETPQTVGWYGRGVQPGAAGTALFVGHVDTRTKPAVFYGLSAARPGTKIRVTRSDGSVAEFTVDDVQVFSRERFDAKKVYGPREKSRAELRLITCGGTFDKKAGAYTANVVVSAYLTGAGGTRDS from the coding sequence ATGTCCACCGGGGACCGCAAGGCGGGCAGCGCGGGCAGCGGCAGGCTGCTGACCGGGGTGGCCTGGGCCGTACTGCTGCTGGGACTGTGGCTCTGGGGCCGCGATGCCACCGGCGGCTCGGGCGGCCAGTCGGCGCCCACGACCGGAGACGTGGCCGCGGTCGGCCGCCCGCTGGGCGGCGTACCGCTGCCCGCCGCCCGCGAACCGCTCGAACCCTCGGAGCCGCGGCGCGTCGAGGTCCCCTCGCTGGGGATCGCGGCGCCCGTCGCGCCCCGCGGGCTGGACGGCGCGGGGGCGGTCGACCCGCCGCCGTACGAGACGCCGCAGACGGTCGGCTGGTACGGCCGCGGGGTGCAGCCGGGCGCGGCGGGCACCGCGCTGTTCGTCGGGCACGTCGACACCCGGACCAAGCCGGCGGTCTTCTACGGGCTCAGCGCGGCGCGGCCCGGCACGAAGATCCGGGTGACGAGGAGCGACGGCTCGGTCGCCGAATTCACCGTGGACGACGTGCAGGTGTTCAGCCGGGAGCGGTTCGACGCGAAGAAGGTCTACGGGCCGCGCGAGAAGTCGCGTGCGGAGCTGCGGCTGATCACGTGCGGCGGGACGTTCGACAAGAAGGCCGGCGCGTACACCGCGAACGTGGTGGTGTCGGCGTACCTCACGGGCGCGGGCGGGACCCGCGACAGCTGA
- a CDS encoding lytic polysaccharide monooxygenase auxiliary activity family 9 protein: MRKKIGAAVVGLAIAGVSFVGTGSASSHGYTDQPLSRQKLCANGTVSNCGNIQWEPQSVEGPKGFPAAGPADGKLCSAGLSQFNQLNDQRNGAWPTTKVTSGASYNFRWQFTASHATTDFKYYITKQGWNSNAPLTRAALETQPFLTVPYNNARPPFTLSHSGQLPNRTGRHMILGVWTIADTAMAFYSCSDVQF; this comes from the coding sequence ATGCGAAAGAAAATAGGCGCGGCCGTGGTCGGCCTCGCGATCGCCGGCGTTTCCTTCGTCGGAACCGGCAGCGCCAGCAGCCATGGCTACACCGACCAGCCGCTCAGCCGTCAGAAGCTGTGTGCCAACGGCACGGTGTCCAACTGCGGCAACATCCAGTGGGAGCCGCAGAGCGTCGAGGGGCCCAAGGGCTTCCCGGCCGCCGGCCCCGCCGACGGAAAGCTGTGCTCCGCCGGGCTCAGCCAGTTCAACCAGCTCAACGACCAGCGCAACGGCGCCTGGCCGACCACGAAGGTGACAAGCGGCGCGAGCTACAACTTCCGTTGGCAGTTCACCGCCAGCCACGCCACCACCGACTTCAAGTACTACATCACCAAGCAGGGTTGGAACTCCAACGCGCCGCTGACCCGCGCCGCCCTGGAGACCCAGCCGTTCCTGACGGTGCCGTACAACAACGCGCGGCCGCCGTTCACGCTGTCCCACTCCGGCCAGCTGCCCAACCGGACCGGTCGTCACATGATCCTGGGTGTCTGGACGATCGCCGACACGGCGATGGCGTTCTACTCCTGCTCGGACGTCCAGTTCTGA
- a CDS encoding glycoside hydrolase family 6 protein, translating to MDGSAVRATALAAGTLLLLAGCSSGGPGGGAPDAGERAAPTASVGQRPKADVPYWVDPDGTAAREAVAYADRGDVDSARLLRRIAEQPAASWIGPDDPRGQAEAVTTAATEADRDALLVLYNIPHRDCGQYSKGGAADGDAYRTWIDEVARGIGGRRATVILEPDAVLHLADGCTPEEFREERYGLLGAAVERLGRQPGTSVYLDAGNPGWRTPDALFEPLRRAGLAQADGFAVNVSNFFPTAASVDFGKRLSARVGGKPFVIDTSRNGNGAYTSGDPGENWCNPPGRALGEAPTVRTGDPLVRAYLWIKRPGESDGECRGGPRAGEWWAEYAVGLARNGA from the coding sequence ATGGACGGCAGTGCGGTACGCGCCACGGCGCTCGCGGCGGGCACGCTGCTCCTGCTTGCTGGCTGCTCGTCCGGCGGCCCCGGCGGCGGCGCCCCCGACGCGGGCGAGCGCGCCGCGCCCACCGCGTCCGTCGGCCAGCGCCCCAAGGCGGACGTGCCGTACTGGGTGGATCCCGACGGTACGGCGGCCCGGGAGGCCGTCGCCTACGCGGACCGGGGCGACGTGGACAGCGCCCGGCTGCTCAGGAGGATCGCCGAGCAGCCGGCCGCGTCGTGGATCGGCCCCGACGACCCGAGGGGACAGGCCGAGGCGGTGACGACCGCGGCCACCGAGGCCGACCGGGACGCGCTGCTCGTGCTGTACAACATCCCGCACCGCGACTGCGGCCAGTACTCCAAGGGCGGCGCCGCCGACGGTGACGCGTACCGGACGTGGATCGACGAGGTCGCGCGGGGCATCGGCGGGCGCAGGGCCACGGTGATCCTGGAGCCGGACGCCGTCCTGCACCTGGCGGACGGCTGCACGCCGGAGGAGTTCCGGGAGGAGCGGTACGGCCTGCTCGGCGCCGCCGTCGAACGGCTCGGCCGGCAGCCGGGCACCTCCGTCTACCTGGACGCGGGCAATCCGGGCTGGCGCACGCCGGACGCGCTGTTCGAGCCGCTGCGGCGGGCGGGCCTCGCGCAGGCGGACGGCTTCGCCGTGAACGTGTCGAACTTCTTCCCGACCGCGGCGAGCGTGGACTTCGGCAAGCGGCTGTCCGCGCGGGTCGGCGGCAAACCGTTCGTGATCGACACCAGCCGCAACGGCAACGGCGCGTACACCTCGGGCGATCCCGGCGAGAACTGGTGCAACCCGCCGGGCCGCGCGCTCGGCGAGGCGCCGACCGTCAGGACCGGTGATCCACTGGTCAGGGCCTACCTGTGGATCAAGCGCCCGGGAGAGTCGGACGGCGAGTGCCGGGGCGGGCCCCGGGCGGGCGAGTGGTGGGCGGAGTACGCGGTGGGGCTGGCGCGGAACGGGGCGTGA
- a CDS encoding heme-degrading domain-containing protein, which translates to MSTSPATPPSAPTAAELEAREAELTLRHFTHDDAWALGTLLVELARERRAPVAIDIRRGPQQLFHYALPGSTADNDAWIDRKRRVAERYGASSFLVGTRFREKGTTFEESSRLDPDLYAAHGGAVPITVEGAGVIGTVTVSGLPQAEDHAMVVEALAKLAALSGE; encoded by the coding sequence ATGAGCACCTCTCCCGCCACCCCTCCCTCTGCCCCCACCGCGGCCGAACTCGAAGCGCGGGAGGCGGAACTGACCCTCCGTCACTTCACCCACGACGACGCGTGGGCGCTCGGCACGCTCCTCGTGGAGCTGGCGAGGGAGCGGCGGGCGCCGGTGGCGATCGACATCCGCCGGGGGCCCCAGCAGCTGTTCCACTACGCGCTGCCGGGCTCGACGGCCGACAACGACGCCTGGATCGACCGCAAGCGGCGGGTGGCGGAGCGGTACGGCGCGAGCTCGTTCCTCGTCGGTACGCGCTTCCGCGAGAAGGGCACGACGTTCGAGGAGTCGTCGCGCCTGGACCCGGACCTGTACGCGGCGCACGGCGGCGCGGTCCCGATCACGGTCGAGGGCGCGGGCGTCATCGGCACGGTGACGGTCTCCGGGCTGCCGCAGGCGGAGGACCACGCGATGGTGGTGGAGGCGCTGGCGAAGCTGGCGGCCCTGTCGGGAGAGTGA
- a CDS encoding ROK family transcriptional regulator gives MDVDTESAGSGAGGGVAGGAGAGKGGGTGAGTGAGFRHPAGALAGPGANLPVLRGHNAALVLDLLRTAGAAGISRLELAEGTGLTPQAVSKITARLRTEGLVVEAGRRASTGGKPRTVLRLVPSAAYAVGLHLDRDELTAVLVDLAGAVAGARTVPFDLGAGAAEVVAAAVAQVGCLVGAVVGEGEVVAGVDAGARAGVAGGGLLGVGVALPGPLDHRTGVLGRVTGFPAWDGYPLRDALAARLGLPVVLDKDTNAAALGLALRGPGDSFAYLHLGTGLGAGLVLGGALHRGVRTGAGEFGHQVIQLDGPPCDCGNRGCIEALCLAAVARGDLAEAARVLGAGAANLVGLLDIDRVLLGGRTIAAHEERFVRGVGAAVAERGRGAVVPVGRAEGAYPVAEGAAQLVLAPVFGRGRGAELG, from the coding sequence GTGGACGTGGACACGGAGAGCGCGGGGAGCGGTGCGGGCGGCGGTGTCGCCGGCGGTGCGGGCGCAGGTAAGGGCGGCGGTACGGGTGCCGGTACGGGCGCCGGGTTCCGGCATCCGGCGGGTGCGCTTGCCGGGCCGGGGGCCAACCTGCCCGTGCTGCGGGGGCACAACGCGGCGCTGGTGCTCGACCTGCTCCGGACGGCGGGGGCGGCCGGCATCAGCCGGCTGGAGCTCGCCGAGGGTACGGGACTGACCCCGCAGGCCGTCAGCAAGATCACCGCGAGGCTGCGTACGGAGGGGCTCGTCGTCGAGGCGGGGCGCCGGGCGTCCACCGGTGGGAAGCCGAGGACGGTCCTGCGGCTCGTGCCGTCCGCCGCCTACGCGGTCGGCCTGCACCTGGACCGCGACGAGCTGACGGCGGTGCTGGTGGACCTGGCGGGGGCGGTGGCCGGCGCGCGGACGGTTCCGTTCGACCTGGGCGCGGGGGCGGCGGAGGTCGTCGCGGCGGCGGTGGCGCAGGTGGGGTGTCTGGTGGGCGCGGTGGTGGGGGAGGGGGAGGTCGTCGCCGGGGTCGACGCGGGGGCGCGTGCGGGCGTGGCCGGCGGGGGGCTGCTCGGGGTCGGGGTCGCGCTGCCGGGTCCGCTGGATCACCGCACCGGCGTGCTCGGGCGCGTCACCGGCTTCCCCGCGTGGGACGGCTACCCGCTGCGCGACGCGCTCGCCGCACGCCTCGGGCTGCCGGTCGTCCTGGACAAGGACACCAACGCCGCCGCCCTGGGCCTCGCCCTGCGGGGACCCGGCGACTCGTTCGCGTACCTCCACCTCGGTACGGGGCTGGGCGCCGGCCTGGTCCTGGGCGGCGCGCTCCACCGGGGGGTCCGCACGGGGGCGGGGGAGTTCGGGCACCAGGTCATCCAGCTCGACGGGCCGCCGTGCGACTGCGGCAACCGGGGCTGTATCGAGGCGCTGTGCCTGGCGGCGGTCGCGCGCGGCGACCTGGCGGAGGCGGCGCGCGTGCTCGGCGCGGGGGCGGCCAACCTGGTGGGGCTGCTCGACATCGACCGGGTGCTGCTCGGCGGCCGGACGATCGCCGCGCACGAGGAGCGCTTCGTACGGGGCGTGGGGGCGGCGGTCGCCGAACGGGGCCGGGGCGCGGTGGTCCCGGTGGGGAGGGCCGAAGGGGCGTACCCGGTGGCGGAGGGGGCGGCGCAGCTGGTGCTGGCTCCGGTGTTCGGACGGGGGCGGGGCGCCGAACTGGGGTGA
- a CDS encoding Gfo/Idh/MocA family oxidoreductase has translation MTDTGTGTALRVALVGYGLAGSVFHAPLITATEGLVLDTIVTSNPERQEQARAEFPGVRFAASPDELWARADTLDLVVVASPNKTHVPLATAALQAGLPVVVDKPLSGSAADARELAALAESRGLLLSVFQNRRWDNDFRTLARLIEAGELGDVQRFESRFERWRPQLKGGWRESGSAEEIGGLLFDLGSHIVDQALVLFGPAVRVYAESDVRRPGARADDDTFLAITHANGVRSHLYASATTAQLGPRFRVLGSSAGYVKYGLDPQEADLREGRRPGTYAPWGVEPASMWGRIGSGESPATGGGEPVETEPGDYPAFYAGIATALREGTAPPVSAHEAAAALDVLEAARRSAREGVTIDLEAHA, from the coding sequence ATGACTGATACCGGGACCGGCACCGCCCTGCGCGTCGCCCTTGTGGGCTACGGCCTCGCGGGCTCCGTCTTCCACGCCCCCCTGATCACCGCGACCGAGGGCCTGGTGCTCGACACGATCGTCACCTCGAACCCCGAGCGCCAGGAGCAGGCGCGCGCCGAGTTCCCCGGCGTACGGTTCGCGGCGTCGCCGGACGAGCTGTGGGCGCGCGCCGACACGCTCGACCTGGTGGTCGTCGCCTCCCCCAACAAGACCCACGTCCCCCTCGCGACCGCCGCGCTGCAGGCCGGCCTGCCGGTGGTCGTGGACAAGCCGCTCTCCGGATCCGCTGCCGACGCGCGGGAGTTGGCCGCGCTCGCCGAGTCGCGGGGCCTGCTGCTCTCCGTCTTCCAGAACCGCCGCTGGGACAACGACTTCCGCACGCTCGCCCGCCTGATCGAGGCCGGCGAGCTGGGCGACGTACAGCGCTTTGAATCGCGGTTCGAGCGGTGGCGTCCCCAACTCAAGGGCGGCTGGCGCGAGTCCGGTTCGGCGGAGGAGATCGGCGGGCTGCTGTTCGACCTGGGCAGCCACATCGTCGACCAGGCGCTGGTCCTCTTCGGACCGGCGGTACGGGTGTACGCGGAGTCCGACGTACGGCGCCCCGGCGCGCGGGCGGACGACGACACCTTCCTCGCGATCACCCACGCGAACGGCGTCCGCTCCCACCTGTACGCGAGCGCCACCACCGCTCAACTCGGCCCGCGTTTCCGGGTGCTGGGATCGTCGGCGGGCTATGTGAAGTACGGCCTCGACCCGCAGGAGGCTGACCTCCGCGAGGGCCGGCGGCCCGGCACGTACGCACCCTGGGGAGTGGAACCCGCCTCGATGTGGGGCCGGATCGGCTCCGGGGAGTCCCCCGCGACCGGGGGCGGCGAACCGGTGGAGACGGAACCGGGCGACTACCCGGCGTTCTACGCGGGGATCGCCACCGCGCTGCGCGAGGGTACGGCTCCGCCGGTGTCGGCGCACGAGGCGGCGGCGGCCCTGGATGTCCTGGAAGCGGCCCGGCGCTCGGCGCGCGAGGGCGTCACGATCGATCTGGAGGCCCACGCATGA
- a CDS encoding peptidoglycan-binding protein, whose translation MIVPAFEEYEPALDCPCPGCAARRRDLARGLPVRAGGHPGAHGTRRALVLVTAAGVAFGATGSGAWAEAGADGTGLDTFASSGAVLAAVPGEEPEPETPQGGSGPLHGKPSPGPGPGVGKPSAPLRATTRADIINRAKRWVGAQVPYSMTKYWSDGYRQDCSGYVSMAWNLAGNEWTGSLAQYGVKIAREDLQPGDMLLFHNPSDPNKGSHVTLFGGWTDYTHAYYIAYEQTQPHTRTQSTPMAYWNNSARYVPYRYRGLTEGAAGSKAVTVASYPGASAFGPGARNKYVTQLGRMLVERGGKRFYSLGPGPRWEEADRRATQAFQVAQGWRGAEADGLPGPQTWRLLVNGQGKGIPGAGGRSAGRAAGGGAASGGGASAGRAPSGGTTAGVPAYPGLGSFRPGRSGPYVERLGERLVRKGFGRHYTSGPGPSWGEADRRNVEAFQRAQGWRGSAADGYPGPETWRRLFG comes from the coding sequence ATGATCGTCCCGGCCTTCGAGGAGTACGAGCCCGCTCTTGACTGCCCCTGCCCCGGGTGCGCCGCGCGGCGCCGGGATCTGGCGAGAGGCCTGCCGGTACGGGCCGGCGGCCACCCGGGCGCGCACGGCACCCGGCGGGCGTTGGTGCTGGTCACGGCGGCGGGGGTGGCGTTCGGCGCGACGGGTTCCGGCGCGTGGGCCGAGGCGGGGGCGGACGGGACGGGCCTCGACACGTTCGCGTCGTCCGGAGCCGTGCTCGCCGCCGTGCCCGGCGAGGAGCCCGAGCCCGAGACCCCCCAGGGCGGCAGCGGCCCGCTGCACGGGAAGCCCTCGCCGGGACCGGGACCCGGGGTCGGCAAGCCGTCCGCGCCGCTGCGCGCCACGACGCGGGCGGACATCATCAACCGCGCCAAGCGGTGGGTGGGCGCGCAGGTGCCGTACAGCATGACCAAGTACTGGTCGGACGGCTACCGCCAGGACTGCTCCGGCTACGTCTCGATGGCCTGGAACCTCGCGGGCAACGAATGGACCGGCAGCCTCGCGCAGTACGGCGTGAAGATCGCGCGGGAGGATCTCCAGCCAGGGGACATGCTGCTCTTCCACAACCCGTCCGACCCCAACAAGGGGTCGCACGTCACGCTCTTCGGCGGCTGGACGGACTACACGCACGCGTACTACATCGCGTACGAGCAGACGCAGCCGCACACGCGCACGCAGTCCACACCGATGGCGTACTGGAACAACTCGGCGCGGTACGTGCCGTACCGCTACCGGGGGCTGACGGAGGGGGCCGCAGGCAGCAAGGCGGTGACGGTGGCGTCGTACCCGGGCGCGAGCGCGTTCGGGCCGGGCGCGCGCAACAAGTACGTCACCCAGCTCGGCCGGATGCTGGTCGAGCGCGGCGGCAAGCGCTTCTACAGCCTGGGCCCCGGGCCGCGCTGGGAGGAGGCGGACCGGCGGGCCACGCAGGCGTTCCAGGTCGCGCAGGGCTGGCGCGGCGCGGAGGCGGACGGGCTGCCGGGACCGCAGACGTGGCGGCTGCTGGTGAACGGCCAGGGCAAGGGCATCCCGGGGGCGGGCGGGAGGAGCGCCGGTCGGGCGGCCGGGGGTGGTGCGGCCTCCGGCGGTGGCGCCTCCGCCGGTCGGGCCCCTTCCGGTGGTACGACGGCGGGGGTGCCGGCGTATCCGGGCCTCGGGTCCTTCCGGCCCGGCCGGTCGGGTCCGTATGTCGAGCGGCTCGGCGAGCGGCTGGTCAGGAAGGGCTTCGGCAGGCACTACACCTCGGGGCCGGGCCCGAGCTGGGGCGAGGCGGACCGGCGCAACGTCGAGGCGTTCCAGCGCGCGCAGGGCTGGCGCGGCAGCGCGGCGGACGGCTACCCGGGGCCCGAGACCTGGCGACGACTCTTCGGATGA